From one Comamonas piscis genomic stretch:
- a CDS encoding alpha/beta fold hydrolase, translating to MYQDPRLQYVTCAVAGNTDTGRQGATHRMAYWEWNDTGDLHHPHVIVCAHGLTRQGRDFDVLARQLAMQARVICPDVVGRGYSDWLEDPAGYQVPLYVADMLAMLQQVHQSAPIGRLDWVGTSMGGLIGIALAGEPSIQPLMPAAIRRLVLNDVGPTIEASALARIGSYVGQHMRYGSEQEAVAAMGQLSKGFGPHSDEDWLALSRPMLRPEAGGAVRLHYDPAIAQPMLAMTPEMATAGEQLLWRLYDQIQATTLVLRGAESDLLSEKTAQSMGASGPRARVVEFAGVGHAPTLVSFDQTAAVLAFLCGT from the coding sequence ATGTACCAAGATCCACGCTTGCAGTATGTCACCTGTGCGGTGGCGGGGAATACGGACACAGGTCGCCAGGGTGCCACGCACCGCATGGCGTATTGGGAGTGGAACGATACGGGCGATCTTCACCATCCGCACGTGATCGTCTGCGCCCATGGTCTGACCCGGCAAGGGCGTGATTTCGATGTGCTGGCGCGCCAGCTGGCCATGCAGGCCCGGGTGATCTGCCCGGACGTGGTGGGCCGCGGCTACAGCGATTGGCTGGAGGATCCCGCCGGCTACCAGGTGCCCTTGTATGTAGCCGATATGCTGGCCATGCTCCAGCAGGTGCACCAGAGCGCTCCCATTGGCAGGCTCGACTGGGTAGGCACCAGCATGGGCGGCCTGATTGGCATTGCGTTGGCGGGCGAGCCCAGCATTCAGCCGCTGATGCCGGCAGCCATCCGCCGCCTGGTTCTCAATGATGTCGGCCCGACTATTGAGGCCTCGGCACTGGCGCGGATTGGCAGCTATGTGGGCCAGCATATGCGCTATGGCTCCGAGCAAGAGGCGGTTGCAGCCATGGGGCAGCTGTCCAAGGGCTTTGGGCCGCACAGCGATGAAGACTGGCTGGCCTTGTCGCGCCCCATGTTGCGGCCGGAAGCAGGTGGCGCCGTTCGCCTGCATTACGACCCAGCCATTGCGCAACCCATGCTGGCGATGACGCCGGAGATGGCGACCGCTGGCGAGCAGCTGCTTTGGCGACTCTACGACCAGATCCAGGCCACCACCTTGGTGTTGCGAGGCGCAGAATCGGACTTGCTTTCAGAGAAGACGGCCCAATCTATGGGCGCATCCGGCCCACGTGCGCGGGTGGTGGAATTTGCAGGTGTGGGCCATGCCCCCACCTTGGTATCTTTTGATCAAACGGCTGCAGTGCTGGCTTTCTTGTGCGGTACGTAG
- a CDS encoding RelA/SpoT family protein translates to MKSLTAVAQPAPGAEFLPAEPVSPLVAATANALPMQDNVLARARAFSVPLIAEETLDTGENALVHADAVAAILKHIGGSEAMQAAAYLVHTSEQLNKPREVIGKAFGESYAVLAVETVALMKVQAQARQADAGHLVDDPATQTENIRKMLLAFSRDLRVVMLRLTSRLQTLRWYAATKGPVSPAVARESLQVFAPLANRLGIWQIKWELEDLAFRFLEPDTYKKIAKLLDETRVERELYMVSLRERLESELRAHSISATVAGRPKHIYSIIKKMRGKSLGFDQLFDIRALRVVVPTVKDCYAALSFVHESFAPVESEFDDYIAKPKPNGYQSLHTVVRDEQGRAIEIQIRTQAMHDHAENGVAAHWAYKEAGTKGYAGVSATSDYDAKIAVLRQLLAWRKDMVGQTQDSGLFDDHIYVLTPNAAVIELPQGATPVDFAYSVHTDLGHRCRGAKVDGQMVTLNTALQNGQTVEIVSVKEGRPSRDWLNAELGYLVSSRAKAKVRAWFNAQVMHETVSRGRELVEKLLQREGKTSIRHDDLAELLGFKTAEALFEVVGKDELSLRTIENILRPPEPLQPDDEFLLSRPRKATEGSGKGGVLVVGVDSLMTQLAKCCKPAPPDRIGGFVTRGKGVSVHRHDCSNFREMCARNPERSIDVEWGQPTSGQRSTEAVYPVDVAVEAHDRQGLLRDISELFARDKTNVIGVQTQSVKGTAWMTFTVEVSDSGKLAKVLASVATVSGVRSVRRK, encoded by the coding sequence ATGAAAAGTCTTACAGCAGTCGCTCAGCCCGCGCCCGGCGCGGAATTCCTTCCTGCAGAACCCGTCTCGCCATTGGTAGCTGCTACTGCCAACGCCTTGCCCATGCAGGACAACGTACTGGCCCGGGCCCGTGCTTTTTCGGTGCCATTGATCGCCGAGGAGACCCTGGATACCGGCGAGAACGCGCTGGTCCATGCAGATGCGGTAGCGGCCATCCTCAAACACATTGGTGGCTCCGAGGCCATGCAGGCTGCGGCTTATCTGGTGCACACCAGCGAACAGCTGAACAAGCCGCGCGAAGTCATTGGCAAAGCTTTTGGTGAGAGCTATGCGGTGCTGGCGGTAGAAACCGTGGCGCTGATGAAGGTGCAGGCCCAGGCGCGCCAGGCCGATGCGGGCCATCTGGTGGACGACCCTGCGACGCAGACCGAGAATATCCGCAAGATGCTGCTGGCGTTCTCGCGCGATCTGCGTGTGGTGATGCTGCGCCTGACTTCGCGGCTGCAGACTTTGCGCTGGTATGCGGCGACCAAGGGCCCCGTATCGCCCGCCGTGGCGCGCGAGAGCCTGCAGGTGTTTGCGCCGCTGGCCAACCGCCTGGGTATCTGGCAGATCAAGTGGGAGCTGGAGGATCTGGCCTTTCGCTTTCTGGAGCCCGACACCTATAAGAAGATCGCCAAGCTGCTCGATGAGACGCGTGTAGAGCGTGAGCTGTATATGGTGAGCCTGCGCGAGCGGCTTGAATCGGAGCTGCGCGCCCACAGCATCAGCGCGACGGTGGCCGGGCGCCCCAAGCATATCTACAGCATCATCAAGAAGATGCGCGGCAAGTCGCTGGGCTTTGACCAGCTCTTCGACATTCGCGCGCTGCGCGTGGTGGTGCCCACGGTCAAGGACTGCTATGCGGCCCTGTCCTTTGTGCACGAGAGCTTTGCACCCGTCGAGTCCGAGTTTGACGACTACATCGCCAAGCCCAAACCCAATGGCTACCAGTCGCTGCACACCGTGGTGCGCGATGAGCAGGGCCGGGCCATAGAGATCCAGATCCGCACCCAGGCCATGCATGACCATGCCGAAAACGGCGTGGCTGCCCACTGGGCTTATAAAGAGGCAGGCACCAAGGGTTATGCGGGTGTATCCGCCACCAGCGACTACGACGCCAAGATTGCCGTGCTGCGCCAGCTGCTGGCCTGGCGCAAGGACATGGTCGGCCAGACCCAGGACAGCGGTCTGTTCGATGACCATATCTATGTATTGACGCCGAATGCGGCCGTGATCGAGCTGCCCCAGGGCGCGACGCCGGTGGACTTTGCCTATTCGGTCCACACCGATCTGGGCCACCGCTGCCGGGGTGCCAAGGTCGATGGGCAGATGGTGACGCTCAACACCGCGCTGCAAAACGGGCAGACGGTAGAGATTGTTTCCGTCAAGGAAGGCCGGCCATCGCGCGACTGGCTCAATGCCGAGCTGGGCTACCTCGTCAGCTCGCGCGCCAAGGCCAAGGTGCGCGCCTGGTTCAATGCCCAGGTCATGCACGAGACGGTCAGCCGTGGCCGTGAACTGGTGGAGAAACTGCTGCAACGTGAAGGCAAGACCTCCATCCGCCACGACGATCTGGCGGAGCTGTTGGGCTTCAAAACGGCAGAGGCGCTGTTTGAAGTGGTGGGCAAGGATGAGCTGTCGCTGCGCACCATCGAGAACATCCTGCGCCCGCCCGAGCCGCTGCAGCCCGATGACGAGTTCTTGCTGAGCCGCCCACGCAAGGCGACCGAGGGCTCTGGCAAGGGCGGCGTGCTGGTGGTGGGCGTTGACTCCTTGATGACCCAGCTGGCCAAGTGCTGCAAGCCCGCACCGCCCGACCGCATCGGTGGCTTTGTCACACGCGGCAAGGGCGTGAGCGTGCACCGCCATGATTGCAGCAACTTCCGCGAGATGTGCGCCCGCAACCCGGAGCGCAGCATTGATGTGGAATGGGGCCAACCGACCAGCGGCCAGCGATCCACGGAAGCTGTCTACCCCGTCGACGTGGCCGTGGAGGCGCACGACCGCCAAGGCCTGCTGCGGGATATCTCCGAGCTGTTTGCGCGGGACAAGACCAATGTCATTGGTGTGCAGACCCAGTCCGTCAAGGGAACTGCCTGGATGACCTTCACGGTGGAGGTCTCGGATTCCGGCAAGCTGGCCAAGGTGTTGGCCTCTGTGGCCACGGTTTCGGGCGTGCGCTCGGTGCGCCGCAAATAG
- a CDS encoding serine hydrolase domain-containing protein: MVGSPPPADRILRFEDGSYFQFPAMRWSVAHFRELMPTVNVSRGLQPAAPLPRVLHDDIDSVEFKRLDTGETMRWRDSLAANYTDGIVVLHQGRIVYEHYAGALQPDGQHAAMSVTKSFIGTLASMLVAEGKLDPDRTVASYVPELAASAFGSATVRQLMDMTTGIRFSEDYADPKAEVWAHAAAGNPLPKPKDFSGPRSYYEFMQTVQAQGQHGEAFGYRTANTDALGWVIARVSGQSVAQLLSNRIWSRLGAEQDAYMSVDSTGTPFAGGGLNTGLRDLARFGEMVRNNGFFNGQQIIPAAAVADIRQGGKRSDFANAGYTLLPGWSYRNMWWITHNDHGAFAARGVHGQALYIDPKAEMVIARYGSHPVAANAANDPTSLPAFEALAKYLMKLPR, translated from the coding sequence ATGGTGGGATCTCCGCCACCGGCAGACCGCATTTTGCGTTTTGAAGACGGCTCGTATTTCCAGTTTCCTGCCATGCGCTGGAGTGTTGCGCACTTCCGCGAGCTGATGCCCACCGTGAATGTCTCGCGAGGCCTCCAGCCCGCGGCACCCTTGCCAAGGGTCTTGCACGACGATATCGACAGTGTGGAATTCAAGCGCCTGGATACCGGGGAAACCATGCGCTGGCGTGACTCGCTGGCCGCCAATTACACCGACGGCATTGTCGTGCTGCACCAAGGCCGCATTGTTTACGAGCACTATGCCGGCGCACTTCAGCCCGATGGCCAGCATGCGGCCATGTCGGTCACCAAGTCCTTTATCGGCACCTTGGCATCGATGCTGGTCGCGGAAGGAAAACTGGATCCAGACCGCACAGTCGCAAGCTATGTCCCCGAACTCGCCGCATCGGCCTTTGGCAGCGCCACGGTGCGCCAGCTCATGGACATGACCACAGGCATCCGGTTCAGCGAAGACTATGCCGACCCCAAGGCAGAGGTTTGGGCGCACGCGGCAGCAGGCAATCCGCTGCCCAAACCCAAAGACTTCAGCGGCCCGCGCAGCTATTACGAGTTTATGCAAACGGTGCAAGCGCAGGGCCAGCACGGCGAGGCCTTTGGCTACCGAACCGCCAATACCGATGCGCTGGGCTGGGTCATCGCGCGGGTTAGCGGGCAGTCCGTTGCGCAGCTCTTGTCCAACCGCATCTGGAGCCGCCTGGGTGCCGAGCAGGATGCCTACATGTCGGTCGATTCGACCGGCACCCCGTTCGCCGGCGGCGGCTTGAACACGGGCCTGCGAGACCTGGCCCGCTTTGGCGAGATGGTCCGCAACAACGGCTTTTTCAACGGCCAGCAAATCATCCCTGCTGCCGCGGTCGCCGACATCCGCCAAGGCGGCAAGCGCTCAGATTTCGCCAACGCCGGCTACACCCTCTTGCCCGGTTGGAGCTACCGCAATATGTGGTGGATCACGCATAACGACCACGGCGCCTTTGCCGCACGCGGCGTGCATGGCCAGGCGCTCTATATCGATCCCAAGGCGGAGATGGTCATTGCCCGATATGGCTCGCACCCGGTTGCGGCCAATGCGGCGAATGATCCGACATCATTGCCGGCGTTCGAGGCATTGGCGAAGTATTTGATGAAACTCCCGCGTTAA
- a CDS encoding DNA-directed RNA polymerase subunit alpha C-terminal domain-containing protein: MSPLTDAHAAHVTPLAGKLSNRAFNALARHNITTVEEVVAAYPERLLKLAGFGLQSLREVEAVFFPGQCYLAELKDGQRPTKRMHDAPLAALGLVPAR, translated from the coding sequence ATGTCTCCCTTGACCGATGCGCATGCTGCGCACGTTACACCGCTCGCAGGAAAACTCTCCAACCGCGCATTCAACGCGCTGGCCCGCCACAACATCACTACCGTCGAAGAAGTCGTTGCCGCCTACCCGGAGCGCTTGCTCAAACTGGCAGGCTTTGGCCTGCAGTCCCTGCGCGAGGTCGAGGCCGTGTTCTTCCCCGGACAGTGCTATCTGGCCGAACTCAAGGATGGTCAGCGCCCCACCAAGCGGATGCATGATGCGCCGCTGGCCGCATTGGGCTTGGTGCCTGCACGCTGA
- a CDS encoding CsbD family protein — MNEDTIKGNWKQFKGKVQEQWGKLTNDDLDVVDGKREQLVGRIQEREGIAQDAAEKQVKDWETKNNYRW, encoded by the coding sequence ATGAACGAAGACACGATCAAAGGCAACTGGAAGCAATTCAAAGGCAAGGTGCAGGAGCAATGGGGCAAGCTGACCAATGACGACCTCGATGTGGTCGACGGCAAGCGTGAGCAGCTCGTTGGCCGCATCCAGGAGCGCGAAGGCATTGCACAGGACGCCGCTGAAAAGCAGGTGAAAGACTGGGAAACCAAGAACAACTACCGCTGGTAA
- a CDS encoding MgtC/SapB family protein produces MNSSDSAFQIIVDTIAGELSDLTDLAQATRIIFKLLLAALLGGMLGYEREASGKAAGLRTHMLVAMGAATFLAVAQLMGMTPMDSSRVIQGLIAGVGFLGAGAILKPAKENTEDVKGLTTAAGIWFTAAIGMAVGAGEEAAAILCTLFALFVLLVLPKNAVPRKGS; encoded by the coding sequence ATGAATTCCTCTGATTCCGCATTTCAAATCATTGTCGACACCATTGCTGGCGAGCTGTCTGATCTGACCGATCTGGCACAGGCCACGCGCATTATCTTCAAGCTGCTGCTGGCGGCTTTGCTGGGGGGCATGCTGGGTTATGAAAGAGAGGCCAGTGGCAAAGCCGCAGGCCTGCGCACCCATATGCTGGTAGCCATGGGCGCCGCCACTTTTTTGGCCGTCGCGCAACTGATGGGTATGACTCCGATGGATTCAAGCCGCGTGATCCAGGGGCTGATTGCTGGGGTGGGTTTTCTGGGCGCTGGCGCCATTCTCAAACCTGCTAAAGAAAATACCGAGGACGTGAAGGGCTTGACCACCGCGGCCGGCATCTGGTTTACCGCAGCCATTGGCATGGCTGTGGGAGCAGGGGAGGAAGCTGCCGCGATTCTCTGTACCCTGTTTGCGCTGTTTGTACTGTTGGTTTTGCCCAAGAACGCGGTACCGCGTAAAGGATCCTGA
- a CDS encoding lipocalin family protein gives MRSSPETPASSRNSSFPLAMALTAAVSALWYTGQRVRVPKNVRPVQDFDAEQYMGHWYELARIDYVYERGLTSCTADYALQDDGSVQVTNRGFDPERGKWKSATAVAKLLSDPEVGSLKVSFFRPFYAGYHVVYVDHAAGHAVVVGDGAKYAWILSRTPSIDEASYTRLAAIAASNGVDVSGLIRVPHGAALEVVETAKAA, from the coding sequence ATGCGCAGCAGCCCTGAAACACCTGCCTCCTCCCGCAATTCCTCTTTTCCGCTGGCGATGGCGTTGACCGCAGCAGTATCCGCGCTGTGGTACACCGGCCAGCGTGTGCGGGTACCCAAGAATGTGCGGCCGGTGCAGGATTTTGATGCCGAGCAGTACATGGGCCATTGGTATGAACTGGCGCGGATTGACTATGTGTATGAGCGGGGTCTGACGTCTTGCACCGCCGACTACGCATTGCAAGATGATGGCAGTGTGCAGGTAACGAATCGCGGTTTTGATCCGGAACGGGGCAAGTGGAAGTCGGCAACTGCGGTGGCGAAGTTGCTGTCCGACCCTGAGGTCGGTTCGCTCAAGGTGTCGTTCTTCCGCCCTTTTTATGCGGGCTACCATGTGGTCTATGTCGACCATGCTGCGGGCCATGCGGTGGTGGTGGGCGATGGCGCCAAATACGCCTGGATTCTGTCGCGCACGCCCAGCATCGATGAAGCCTCGTATACCCGTCTGGCTGCGATTGCAGCGAGCAATGGGGTCGATGTCAGCGGACTGATCCGTGTACCCCACGGCGCCGCGCTAGAGGTGGTCGAGACAGCAAAGGCTGCATAA
- a CDS encoding siderophore-interacting protein — protein MPSVSPVAAQAPRDQEHQRGLHQVDATIVSLLRPSAHTLRVGMQLGEVGDDPVWDAANVAFRVYPDAQAPAVSRVYTVRSFAPQTRCAEFDVVMHGGDSPMMRWAAQAAVGQQLRLTGPRVNIVLPRAQGRPVALFCDDSGLPALYSILQRWPAGMRGVGWIASDDLHGLAELPPVPGLELQRLPLQGYGRDVLLQQARQLVAPEGYVIWGAGERDEMRAIRKYFQSEKGMDKADVAIAGYWKRGASNTEIDAERQNAYQKFTAAGGKLADWDDLGIAL, from the coding sequence ATGCCTTCCGTCAGCCCAGTAGCTGCGCAGGCGCCCCGCGACCAAGAACACCAGCGCGGTCTGCACCAGGTCGATGCCACCATCGTGAGCTTGCTGCGGCCTTCCGCGCACACCTTGCGGGTGGGCATGCAGTTGGGCGAGGTGGGTGATGACCCCGTTTGGGATGCAGCCAATGTCGCCTTTCGGGTGTACCCCGATGCCCAGGCACCGGCGGTTTCGCGGGTCTATACGGTCAGAAGCTTTGCGCCGCAAACACGCTGCGCCGAGTTCGATGTGGTGATGCACGGCGGGGACAGCCCCATGATGCGCTGGGCCGCGCAGGCGGCCGTGGGCCAGCAGCTGCGTCTGACGGGACCGCGTGTCAACATCGTGCTGCCCCGCGCGCAAGGGCGGCCGGTGGCTTTGTTTTGTGATGACTCCGGCTTGCCGGCGCTGTACTCCATCCTGCAGCGCTGGCCTGCAGGCATGCGGGGGGTGGGCTGGATTGCGAGCGATGATCTGCATGGCTTGGCAGAATTGCCGCCGGTGCCAGGCTTGGAGTTGCAACGCCTGCCGCTGCAAGGGTACGGCCGTGATGTGTTGCTGCAGCAGGCGCGCCAGCTGGTGGCGCCTGAGGGCTATGTGATCTGGGGCGCTGGCGAGCGCGATGAGATGCGCGCCATTCGCAAGTATTTTCAATCCGAAAAGGGCATGGACAAAGCCGATGTTGCCATTGCAGGCTACTGGAAGCGCGGTGCCAGCAATACCGAGATCGACGCCGAGCGCCAGAATGCCTACCAAAAATTTACCGCTGCTGGCGGCAAGTTGGCGGACTGGGATGATTTGGGTATTGCCCTCTAG
- a CDS encoding LysE family translocator: protein MSDLNLSLVFLFALSVITLLVTPGPVTLLVARAGLVGGMRHAFATICGTNLASLVLIFLSALLIKGLLVIDESAFKLVRLAGCLYIVWIAWGMVRDALAMDAQSGSAMAAEAATGSTQGGFSQGFILGVSNPKDIIFFASFLPQFIGVLPAPDHSLAVLTVVWVVLDFSILGLIALLVRSLISPAREKRILLVASCLLLAIGVAGFGYGLYDLLA from the coding sequence ATGTCTGATTTGAATCTATCGCTGGTATTTCTGTTTGCGCTGTCGGTCATCACCTTGCTGGTCACCCCCGGGCCCGTCACCTTGCTGGTCGCCCGCGCTGGCCTGGTAGGCGGCATGCGCCATGCGTTTGCCACTATTTGCGGCACCAACCTCGCATCGCTGGTGCTGATTTTTCTGTCGGCGCTGCTGATCAAGGGCCTGCTGGTCATTGATGAATCTGCCTTCAAACTGGTGCGCCTGGCTGGCTGCCTCTATATCGTCTGGATTGCCTGGGGCATGGTCCGCGACGCCTTGGCGATGGATGCCCAATCGGGCAGCGCCATGGCTGCCGAAGCGGCCACTGGCAGCACGCAGGGCGGGTTCAGCCAGGGTTTTATCCTCGGTGTCTCCAACCCCAAGGACATCATTTTCTTTGCCTCGTTTTTGCCGCAATTCATCGGTGTGCTGCCCGCGCCCGACCACAGCTTGGCGGTGCTGACTGTTGTGTGGGTGGTGCTGGATTTCAGCATTCTCGGGCTGATTGCGCTCTTGGTGCGCAGCTTGATCTCGCCCGCCCGCGAGAAGCGCATCTTGCTGGTGGCCTCTTGCCTGCTGCTGGCGATTGGTGTCGCCGGTTTTGGCTATGGACTGTACGACCTGCTGGCCTAG
- a CDS encoding sigma-70 family RNA polymerase sigma factor, with protein sequence MQDDQALMLAYASGQVAAFEQLYQRHSQRLWRYFFRNTGNAALADDLAQETWFAVVDGAARYQPQAQFSTWAFTLAHHKLVDHWRRHKAHRSLDEEDSEGMRLAETLFANSGFDPERLQGRKDLARALLNALAQLPPEQREAFLLQAEADMSVADIAVTTGVSQETAKSRLRYARAKLRQAIEVTA encoded by the coding sequence ATGCAAGACGACCAAGCACTGATGCTGGCCTATGCCAGCGGTCAGGTCGCGGCGTTTGAGCAGCTCTACCAACGCCACAGCCAGCGCTTGTGGCGCTATTTTTTCCGCAACACCGGCAACGCCGCGCTGGCCGATGACCTGGCGCAGGAGACCTGGTTTGCCGTGGTCGATGGCGCCGCGCGCTACCAGCCCCAGGCACAGTTCAGCACCTGGGCCTTTACCTTGGCCCACCACAAGCTGGTAGATCACTGGCGCCGCCACAAGGCCCACCGCAGCCTGGATGAAGAGGACAGCGAGGGCATGCGCCTGGCCGAGACCCTGTTTGCCAACTCCGGCTTTGACCCCGAGCGCCTACAGGGCCGCAAGGACCTGGCCCGCGCGTTGCTTAATGCCCTGGCCCAATTGCCCCCCGAACAGCGCGAGGCGTTTTTGTTGCAAGCAGAAGCCGATATGTCGGTTGCCGACATCGCTGTAACCACCGGGGTGAGCCAGGAGACGGCCAAAAGCCGTCTGCGCTACGCCCGCGCCAAACTGCGCCAGGCCATCGAGGTGACCGCATGA
- a CDS encoding ABC transporter substrate-binding protein, translated as MTLCKSTAAASLLACATLAVQAAGISDGKVRIGVLSDMSGQYADSGGKGSVEAAKMAVEDFGAKVLGKPVEVVFADHQNKADIGGTKARQWWDAEGVDMIVDINNSAIAGAVFTMAKERGKVAISTGALSTALTNEFCGPTSIHYTVDSYSLGKSAVQSILAQGKKDWYIVAVDYAYGKVTAATVTDFVKEGGGKVLGTVYHPFNASDFSSFMMQAQASKAQVVALANATQDTVNSIKTAREFGMTKNLTFVPQLVYINDAHAMGLELGQGLTFATAFYWDRNDASREWSKKYQARMKKMPSMNQASVYSAVTQYLKAIEAAGTDDGLAVTKQLKTMKINDMFSQNGYVREDGRMVHDMFLVQMKTPKESKGAWDYYKILDTIPGEQAFQPLSKSTCSLVTQK; from the coding sequence ATGACCCTTTGCAAATCCACCGCCGCTGCCAGCTTGCTGGCATGCGCCACTTTGGCCGTTCAGGCCGCCGGCATCTCCGATGGCAAGGTCAGGATCGGCGTGCTCAGCGACATGTCGGGCCAGTATGCCGACTCGGGCGGCAAAGGCTCGGTCGAGGCCGCCAAGATGGCGGTCGAGGACTTTGGTGCCAAGGTGCTGGGCAAGCCGGTGGAAGTGGTGTTTGCCGACCACCAGAACAAGGCCGATATCGGCGGCACCAAGGCACGCCAGTGGTGGGATGCCGAAGGTGTAGACATGATCGTCGATATCAACAACTCTGCCATCGCCGGTGCGGTGTTCACGATGGCCAAGGAGCGCGGCAAGGTCGCCATCAGTACGGGAGCGCTGTCCACCGCGCTGACCAATGAATTCTGCGGCCCGACCTCGATCCACTACACGGTGGATTCATATTCGCTGGGCAAGTCTGCGGTGCAAAGTATTCTGGCCCAGGGCAAGAAGGACTGGTACATCGTGGCCGTCGATTACGCCTACGGCAAGGTGACGGCAGCCACCGTCACCGATTTCGTCAAGGAAGGCGGCGGCAAGGTGCTGGGCACCGTCTACCACCCCTTCAACGCCAGCGATTTCTCGTCCTTCATGATGCAGGCCCAGGCCAGCAAGGCCCAGGTGGTCGCGCTGGCCAATGCCACGCAGGACACCGTCAACTCCATCAAGACGGCGCGCGAGTTTGGAATGACCAAGAACCTCACCTTTGTGCCCCAGCTCGTCTATATCAACGATGCCCATGCGATGGGCCTGGAGCTGGGCCAGGGTCTGACCTTTGCCACCGCCTTCTACTGGGACCGCAACGATGCCTCGCGCGAGTGGTCCAAAAAATACCAGGCCCGCATGAAGAAGATGCCTTCGATGAACCAGGCCAGCGTCTACTCGGCCGTCACCCAGTACCTCAAGGCGATTGAGGCAGCCGGCACCGACGATGGCCTGGCCGTCACCAAGCAGCTCAAGACCATGAAGATCAACGACATGTTCTCGCAAAACGGCTATGTGCGCGAAGACGGCCGCATGGTGCATGACATGTTCCTGGTGCAGATGAAGACGCCCAAGGAGTCCAAGGGCGCCTGGGACTATTACAAGATCCTGGACACCATCCCGGGCGAACAGGCCTTCCAGCCGCTGTCCAAGAGCACTTGCTCGCTGGTGACGCAGAAGTAA